Below is a window of Hydrogenimonas sp. SS33 DNA.
AGTGGTGGCCAGAGGCAGAATCGAACTGCCGACACGCAGATTTTCAGTCTGCTGCTCTACCGACTGAGCTATCTGGCCGGTTGGTAGGACGGAATTATAGTGATTTTCTTCTTAAAAACTGCTGACAATATTTTTGAAAAGTTCGCCCCGTTCGGCGTAGGAGGAGAACTGGTCCAGGCTGGCGGCGGCGGGGGAGAGGATGGCGACGCTTCGTGTGTCGTGGACCTTTGCGATGGCTCTAACGGCGCGTTCCAGGGTGCCGCTCACTTCGCAGGGGATGGCGTAGCGGCGGGCCAAGTCGGCGACCTTTTCTTTGTTGCTGCCGATGGCGTAGATGTGCAGGTCGTAGCTCTTCAGTGTCTCGAAAAGCGGTGTCAGGTCGACCCCTTTGTCGTCGCCGCCCAGGATGAGGTGGATGGGGCGCTCTTTGAAGGGTTTGAGCGCCTGGACTGTCGCGTCGATGTTGGTCGCTTTGGTGTCGTTGACCCAGAGTCGCCCCAGGGCGTCGGTCACGCGCTCCTGCCGGTGCGGTTCGAGCCGGAACGCGTTGATCTTGTCGTAATCGACCCTGTCGAAGAGGATCTTCGCCACGCCCATCGCCAGTACCGCATCCAGCAAAAAGGCGCCTTCGAAATCTATTTTCTCCACATCGATGCCGAAATAGCGGGCGATCGCTCCGGTCTCTTTATAGGGGATTTTGAACCCTTCCGTCGGGGTGTCGGCGAAGGCATCGGGCAGGAGGATCGCCTCCCCTTCACGCATGCTTCTCAAAGGTTTGAGCTTGTCGGCCAGGTAGGCCGCTTCGCCCCCGTGCCAGCTCAGATGGTCCGGTGTCATGGGCAGAAGCAGGTAGAGGTCGGGTTTGGCTAAGCGGGTGTAGTGAAGGGTAAAGGAGCTGGTCTCCAGCACCCACAGGGGGCGGGTCTCGTCGAGCAGGGCCAGCGGTGTGCCGATATTGCCGCCGCTGACCGCCCCCCGGTCGGCCAGGAGGTGGGTGAGCATCTGCGTCGTCGTCGTTTTGCCGTTGGTACCGGAAACCCAAATCGTGTAAGGTCGACTAAAATCTTCCCATTCCCGATTTCCGCTTCCCGTTTCCCGAATTTTCCGACCCCGCTCGGAGAGAAAGAGGTCGTATTCGCTGATGAGGTGCTTTGCCTTGGCAATGAGCGGATGCGAAGGAGGAAAGCCGGGGCTGGGGATCTCCACATCGCTTCGGTCGGGGTCGAAGAGAGAGGGGGGAAGGAGGCGGTTGCCTTCGGCATCCTTGTGCGGGACGGTGACATGGTCGTCGTAGAAGTCGCAGGGCCCCAGTTTCTTGGCGATGGCGCGGGTCGTTTTGCCGTATCCGAAGAGGGAGATGGTCACGGGCGGGCTCCGGAGGGGGTCGGTGAATAGTGAACAGTGAACGGTGAACGGATTAGAGACGCGTAAATTATCCCAATTCCAAATGACCAATAACTAAACATCACCGAATTTTCAACGTAATGAGCGCCAGCAGGTTGGCGATGAAGGCGATGATCCAGAAGCGCACGATGATCTTGTTCTCCGCCCACTGTTTCATTTCGAAGTGGTGGTGGATGGGGGCCATCAGGAAGATCCGTTTGCCGCGGAGTTTGTAGCTGCCCACCTGGGCGATGACGGAGACGGTTTCTATGACGAAGATGGCGCCGATGAGGATCAGGAGGATTTCGCTTTTGCCGAGAACGGCCATATACCCCAGGAACGCGCCGACCGAGAGGCTCCCGCTGTCGCCCATGAAGACTTCGGCGGGGTTGCAGTTGTACCACAAAAATCCGATGAGCGCGCCGATGAGGGCGGAGGCGACGATGGCCACCTCTCCGACACCGATGATTTTGGGCCAGAAGAGGTAGCTGCTCAGGATGGCGTTACCGGTGACATAGACGATGACGCCCAGGGAGAAAAGGGCGAAGATGGAGGGAACGGTGGCCAGGCCGTCGAGCCCGTCGGTGAGGTTGACGGCGTTGCTGGCGGCCACCATGACAAGGGCCCAGAAGATGACGGCGCCCCACCCCATGTCGAAGAGGGGAAATTTGACGAAGGGAACGTAGAAATCGGTGTTGAAACGGGCATAGAAAAGCAAAAAGGTGCCGATGACGAGGGCGAGCAGGAGCTGTAGCGCGAACTTTCCCCGGGGGCTGAGCCCGTGAAGATTGTTGCCGGAAACCACTTTGCCGTAATCGTCGCTCAGGCCGATGAGGCAAAAACCCATCAGTGTTGCCAGTGCGCCCACCACATAGGGATTGTTGAGTTTGGCGCTGAGCAAAGTCGCGATGAGGGTGGAGAAGATGAAGACGACGCCGCCCATGGTGGGCGTGTCCTTCTTTTTCAGATGGGCCTTGGGAACGAACTTGTTGATGGGCTGGCTCGCCTTTTTCGCTTTCGCCCACCGGATGAAAAGCGGCATCAGGTAAAGCGTCAGCGCCAGGGCGATGAAAAAGGCGAAGCCGGCGCGGACCGTGATGTATTTGAAAAGATTGACGTCGAGATGACGATAGAACCAGTAAAGCATGTCAGCAAATCCGGGATTGTCAGGTTTATGAACTTAAAAGCGATATTTTAATATAGTTAGACCTAATCGAGGATAAAACCGGACTCTCTTTTTTAAAGGATCTTAAACCGTGGCGAATAAGACGATTTTGGTGATTACCGACGGCATCGGGTACAAACCACACTCCAAAGCCAACGCTTTCGAGGCGGCGAAGAAACCGACCTACGACTGGCTCTTCTCCCATGTTCCCTACTCGCTCATTCACACCTACGGTCTGCATGTGGGGCTTCCGGAGGGGCAGATGGGCAACTCGGAAGTGGGGCACATGACCATCGGCAGCGGCCGGGTGCTCTACCAGGATCTGGTGAAGATCTCCCTGGCGCTCAAAGACGGCTCGCTCAAGGAGAACGAAACCCTCCAGGCCCTTTTTGAAAAGAGCGGCCGTCTCCACCTCGTCGGGCTCATGAGCGACGGCGGGGTCCATTCGCATATCGAGCATATCATCGGTGTGGCCAACATCGCCGCCGAAGCGGGCAAACGCGTCTTTTTGCACCTCATTACCGACGGCCGGGACGTCTCTCCCACCTCCGCACCCGAGTACCTGAAGCAGATCGAACCGATTCTAAGCGACCGGGTGAGCATCGCCACCCTGGGCGGCCGCTTCTACACGATGGACCGGGACCGGCGGTGGGAGCGGGTGGAGAAGGGGTATCGCGCCATTGTGGAGGCGACGCCCAAAACCGACCTTTCGCCGCTTGATTATGTTCAAAAGAGCTATGCGCAGGATGTGACGGACGAATTCATCGAACCGACGGCCTTTGCGGGTTACGAAGGGATGGAAGAGGGGGATGCGGTGCTCTTCATGAATTTCCGCAGCGACCGCATGCGGGAGATCGTCACCGCCATCGGCGACCCGACGTTCGAAGCCTTCGAGCGCAAGCCGATCCACGTCCACATCGCCACGATGACCGAGTACGACAAGAGTTTCCCCTATCCCGTTCTCTTCAGGAAAGAGGTGCCCAAAAATACGCTGGCGGAGGTGATCGCCGACGCGGGGCTTACCCAGCTCCACACCGCCGAGACGGAAAAGTACGCCCATGTCACCTTCTTTTTCAACGGCGGCGTGGAGGAGCCGGTGGAGAACGAGTCGCGGGTGCTCATTCCAAGCCCCAAGGTGAAAACCTACGACATGAAACCCGAAATGAGCGCCCCGGAGGTGGGCGACGCGGTTTTGACGGCGATGGAAGAGGCGTACGACTTCATCGTCGTCAACTTCGCCAACGGGGACATGGTGGGCCACACCGGCAATTTCGAAGCGGCGGTGAAAGCCGTCGAGGCGGTCGACAGGGAGCTGGGAAGGATCGTCGAAAAGGCGAAGGAGAAAGAGTACCGGCTGGTACTCACCTCCGACCACGGCAACTGCGAAGAGATGCTGGATGAAAACGGCAAAGTGCTGACCAACCACACGGTGGGCGACGTCTGGTGCTTCGTCATGGCACCGGAGGTGAAAGAGGTCAAACCCGGCGCGCTCAACAACATCGCCCCGACGGTGCTGAAACTGATGGCCCTGCCGATTCCGGAAGAGATGGACGAACCGCTGGTTTAGGAGTGATGGTAAACAGTAAACGATGAACGGAAAAAAGGGAGCGAAGCGACCTTCCCAAAACTTTTAGTTTTTAGTTTTTAACTTTTCACTGAAAAAGAAGGAGTTTGAATGAAATTCACGGGAAAAAATGTATTGGTGACCGGCGCGAGCCGGGGGATCGGCGCACAGATCGCCAAGACGCTGGCGGGGTACGGCCTGAAGGTGTGGATCAACTACCGAAGCGGTGCCGAGGCGGCGGATACGGTCAAGGCGGCCATCGAAGCCGACGGCGGCGAGGCGGCGGTCATCGGCTTCGATGTCAGTGACGAAGCGGCCTATGTGGAGGCGGTCAAAACCATCGTCGATGCCGACGGCGAGCTGAGTTACATCGTCAACAATGCGGGCATCACCAAAGACAAACTGGCGATGCGGATGAAGGTGGAGGAGTTCGAAGCGGTGCTCAAAGCCAACCTCACTTCCGCCTTCGTCGGCTGCCGGGAGGCGATCAAGGTGATGGGCAAAAAGCGGTTCGGCGCCGTCGTCAATGTCGCCTCAATTGTCGGAGAGACCGGCAACGCCGGTCAGACCAACTACAGCGCTTCCAAAGGCGGGCTCATCGCCATGACCAAGAGCTTCGCCCTCGAAGGGGCGGCGAGAAACATCCGCTTCAACGCGGTCACCCCCGGTTTCATCGCCACCGACATGACCGACACGCTCAAAGAGGAGATCAAGCAGGCGTTCATCGACCGCATTCCCCTGGCCCGTTTCGGCGACCCCAAGGAGGTGGCCGAAGCGATCGCCTTCCTGCTCAGCGACCACGCCTCCTACATCACCGGCGAAACCCTCAAAGTCAACGGCGGCATGAATATGGCATAACCCGTGAAGCGAACGACACCTGCGTGTCGTTCGTAGGGTTATGCGAGCTTGCGGTCTGCACTCCTGCAACCGCAAGGTCCGGGCCGCATGAGCCCGGCATGAAGTACCGAAAAAGTGAGAACTGACTCCGTCAAAGAGAAGAGCGGCCCGGCGGGTCCCCGTGAAGCGAACGACACCTGCGTGTCGTTCGTAGGGTTATGCGAGCTTGCGGTCTGCAGACTTGCGGCCGCAAGGCCGATCGAAAAACGCAATTTCCACTTTCCCGATAACCAATGACCATTGACCCATGACCAAATAACATTTAAACTTTTTTTTGCTACCATTATGCAATTCATCAAAAAAGGAGATTGGAATGGCAATTTTTGACGACGTAAAAGAGGTAGTTGTTGAGCAGCTCAACGTCAATCCGGACGAAGTGAAAATGGAGTCCAAATTCGTAGAAGACCTGGGCGCGGACAGCCTCGATGTTGTTGAACTGGTCATGGCACTGGAAGAGAAATTCGGTATCGAAATTCCCGACGATCAGGCGGAAAAGATCCAAACCGTCGGTGACGCGGTCAAATATATCGAAGAGAACAAATAAGTCATTCAATCTTTCCCGCTTCGGCGGGAATGCAACGAGAACAATGTGCAAGGAGTTGGTGTGAGGCGATTGGTAGTCACCGGACTTGGGATGATAAATGCGGTAGGTCACGATAAAGAGAGTTCTTTTAATGCCATTGTCGAAGGCAAATGTGGCATTGACAGAATTACTTTGTTCGATGCGAGCAGCTACAGCGTGCAGATTGCCGCGGAAGTGAAAGATTTCGATCCCAAAACGGTGATGGACCCCCGGGAGGTCAAAAAGGCGGACCGGTTCATCCAGCTGGGCCTCAAGGCGGCGGCGGAAGCGATGGAAGATGCCGGCATCGACGAGAGTGTCGAGCGGGAGCGGTTCGGTGTCAGCTGCGCCTCGGGTATCGGCGGGTTGCCGACGATAGAGAGGAGTTCCATCATCCTTCATGAGAGAGGACCGCGTCGCATCTCCCCCTTCTTCATCCCCTCCGCCCTGGCCAACATGCTGGGCGGGTTCGTCTCCATCGCCCACACCCTCAAAGGGCCCAACCTCGGCTCCGTTACCGCCTGTGCGGCGGGAACCCATGCGATATCCGAAGCGGCGAAGACCATTCTGCTGGGCGGTGCCGACCGCATGCTGGTGGTCGGCGGCGAAGCGGCCATCACCGGCATCGGCGTCGGTGGTTTCGCGGCGATGAAAGCGCTCTCTACCCGCAATGATGACCCGCAGCACGCCTCCCGTCCCTTCGACAGGGAGCGTGACGGTTTTGTCATGGGGGAAGGGGCCGGCGCGCTGGTGCTGGAAGAGTACGAGTCGGCCAAAGCACGCGGTGCGAAGATCTATGCCGAGTTGATCGGCTTCGGGGAGAGCGGAGACGCCAACCATATTACGACACCGACAATGGACGGCCCGCTGCGCGCCATGAAAGCGGCGGTGGCGATGGCCGGCAACCCGGCCATCGACTATGTCAATGCC
It encodes the following:
- the murD gene encoding UDP-N-acetylmuramoyl-L-alanine--D-glutamate ligase, which gives rise to MTISLFGYGKTTRAIAKKLGPCDFYDDHVTVPHKDAEGNRLLPPSLFDPDRSDVEIPSPGFPPSHPLIAKAKHLISEYDLFLSERGRKIRETGSGNREWEDFSRPYTIWVSGTNGKTTTTQMLTHLLADRGAVSGGNIGTPLALLDETRPLWVLETSSFTLHYTRLAKPDLYLLLPMTPDHLSWHGGEAAYLADKLKPLRSMREGEAILLPDAFADTPTEGFKIPYKETGAIARYFGIDVEKIDFEGAFLLDAVLAMGVAKILFDRVDYDKINAFRLEPHRQERVTDALGRLWVNDTKATNIDATVQALKPFKERPIHLILGGDDKGVDLTPLFETLKSYDLHIYAIGSNKEKVADLARRYAIPCEVSGTLERAVRAIAKVHDTRSVAILSPAAASLDQFSSYAERGELFKNIVSSF
- the mraY gene encoding phospho-N-acetylmuramoyl-pentapeptide-transferase — encoded protein: MLYWFYRHLDVNLFKYITVRAGFAFFIALALTLYLMPLFIRWAKAKKASQPINKFVPKAHLKKKDTPTMGGVVFIFSTLIATLLSAKLNNPYVVGALATLMGFCLIGLSDDYGKVVSGNNLHGLSPRGKFALQLLLALVIGTFLLFYARFNTDFYVPFVKFPLFDMGWGAVIFWALVMVAASNAVNLTDGLDGLATVPSIFALFSLGVIVYVTGNAILSSYLFWPKIIGVGEVAIVASALIGALIGFLWYNCNPAEVFMGDSGSLSVGAFLGYMAVLGKSEILLILIGAIFVIETVSVIAQVGSYKLRGKRIFLMAPIHHHFEMKQWAENKIIVRFWIIAFIANLLALITLKIR
- the gpmI gene encoding 2,3-bisphosphoglycerate-independent phosphoglycerate mutase — its product is MANKTILVITDGIGYKPHSKANAFEAAKKPTYDWLFSHVPYSLIHTYGLHVGLPEGQMGNSEVGHMTIGSGRVLYQDLVKISLALKDGSLKENETLQALFEKSGRLHLVGLMSDGGVHSHIEHIIGVANIAAEAGKRVFLHLITDGRDVSPTSAPEYLKQIEPILSDRVSIATLGGRFYTMDRDRRWERVEKGYRAIVEATPKTDLSPLDYVQKSYAQDVTDEFIEPTAFAGYEGMEEGDAVLFMNFRSDRMREIVTAIGDPTFEAFERKPIHVHIATMTEYDKSFPYPVLFRKEVPKNTLAEVIADAGLTQLHTAETEKYAHVTFFFNGGVEEPVENESRVLIPSPKVKTYDMKPEMSAPEVGDAVLTAMEEAYDFIVVNFANGDMVGHTGNFEAAVKAVEAVDRELGRIVEKAKEKEYRLVLTSDHGNCEEMLDENGKVLTNHTVGDVWCFVMAPEVKEVKPGALNNIAPTVLKLMALPIPEEMDEPLV
- the fabG gene encoding 3-oxoacyl-ACP reductase FabG, with protein sequence MKFTGKNVLVTGASRGIGAQIAKTLAGYGLKVWINYRSGAEAADTVKAAIEADGGEAAVIGFDVSDEAAYVEAVKTIVDADGELSYIVNNAGITKDKLAMRMKVEEFEAVLKANLTSAFVGCREAIKVMGKKRFGAVVNVASIVGETGNAGQTNYSASKGGLIAMTKSFALEGAARNIRFNAVTPGFIATDMTDTLKEEIKQAFIDRIPLARFGDPKEVAEAIAFLLSDHASYITGETLKVNGGMNMA
- the acpP gene encoding acyl carrier protein, yielding MAIFDDVKEVVVEQLNVNPDEVKMESKFVEDLGADSLDVVELVMALEEKFGIEIPDDQAEKIQTVGDAVKYIEENK
- a CDS encoding beta-ketoacyl-ACP synthase II — protein: MRRLVVTGLGMINAVGHDKESSFNAIVEGKCGIDRITLFDASSYSVQIAAEVKDFDPKTVMDPREVKKADRFIQLGLKAAAEAMEDAGIDESVERERFGVSCASGIGGLPTIERSSIILHERGPRRISPFFIPSALANMLGGFVSIAHTLKGPNLGSVTACAAGTHAISEAAKTILLGGADRMLVVGGEAAITGIGVGGFAAMKALSTRNDDPQHASRPFDRERDGFVMGEGAGALVLEEYESAKARGAKIYAELIGFGESGDANHITTPTMDGPLRAMKAAVAMAGNPAIDYVNAHGTSTPINDKNETAALKELFGGKEKCPPVSSTKGQIGHCLGAAGSIEAVIALMAMERGIIPPTINYEHPDENCDLDYVTEGARKAELNVVMSNSFGFGGTNGVVIFKKV